From the genome of Phlebotomus papatasi isolate M1 chromosome 2, Ppap_2.1, whole genome shotgun sequence:
TTAGTAGTATGGcactgtaattttaaaaatgtcacgTAAAATTCCAAACACAGACATTATGCTAACAATCTGCTAATATTACACTTAAGAAAGTAGATGAGTCAAAAAGATTAGAAAATACCATactttctgtaatttttttcgatattaaaatatttattataatttaagttgttaagcatataaaattacaacattatttaaatattttcttaacattttttaaaaaaacatgcttttccgtggacaagatttctcagagtgtatttatcagaaatcaaaaagataaatatttcctattagctgaCGAGTAAACGCGTACTTAAAtggtagattttttaaaataaaatttgtattgttggtagaattttagaaaaaaaaaatacaatttttgtcgtATTTTATACCACGTTttctcttgtaaaataagttgtgatcaagatgaaaaatactaccgttcaagtacgagcttAACTCataagctaacaggaaatatttagttttttttttatttctgatgaatatactctgagaaatcttgtccacggaaaagcatattttttcaaaataagtctccgaaaatcaggtcccaataggtgaattttaaagatttttaattgcaaatttcagaaaatatagataaaatgtTATACATTTTTATGCTTATGAGCTcgaattatttttctgtttattatGTTGAAGAAAGACGTCaaaaaataatatgctgttttttccaAGAATGCGCGACCCACGTAAgcccttaaaataaaatagttattttaagACTTAACTATAATGCTTGTAACATGACTACATAACTTTTCCCATATCTTactttttctttacaatttttattcttttttagacAAGGACATTTGTGAATACGTTATATTTGTATGGACAATGGGGCCACTAATCCATACAAAATGCTTGTAAGGAGCGTTTTCAGTGGATATTACATCGTTCAACATGTTCAGTTATTATTATGTTcccaaagaagaaaataataaaaaaaaatacttgaatttattcaaatttgttttatttataatttatattaaaaaaacaacccaaaaggaaattcaacttaaaaaaaattcagctaaaagaaaattcaacgaaaaaaaatcaactcaaTCAATTCAACTAAGCTAAATTAAACGGAAAAAAATTTCAGCCCGTTAAATTcaactttagaaatattaaactaaaaattttcaacttaaaaaaaatcagcggGTTAAATTCAACTAGAGATATTCAGCGAAAACTACTACGATAATCGATTtactcccattacacgcgataatcgtagtaattattttttactgtgtagattccttcaaccttctactttgcaattacgtataaaccggtattccaatcgtccttaaagggtaaaaAATGGTCCAGAAAGAGCTATAAAGAACCGAATCTCCTTAATAAACAATTCCTGATCCTGAGTGTTTTCTCCTAAAGGTTCTAATAAAGGActtaactaattaaaaaaagagaaaattcataaacattGGATTTAAATagggattatttttattttttagcaaAACTCTTGTTTAAAAAACATTCCTTTGGGATAGGAAATAATCCTTAAATTTTTCCCCAGTCAGCCTTTAGAtcagaaatgaaaaatttagggGAATATAGGCATGCTTCGCACAtaatgaaccttcaaacgattcgaattttctctttgtttgcaaagaggttttttactatttattacCTCTCCTAATGaggttaataatttattatctgTCTTTTGGCTAAAAAATGATGACCTAATTCGCACCGTTTGAAAGTTCAGTATTCGATTCATGCCTACATGcccctaaattaaaaaaagggctGATTTCACTCCACCGTAGATTCAGCGTCATTATCCTTTAATTCAGAATCGTAAATCTATAATTGCaagactaaatatttaattgatatgAATTAATTAAATCTTGGAGCtttctttatatcaaaattgaagTGGTCATCATCTTAAATTCTATGTATATATCAAacgaattcaatttaaatttttcttgaaaaaaaaaaaacaaaaaatattttgatgaatttttggaaataataaaatagaataaatcaCCTAAAATGAactaaaagagatggcaaagcgtcccatattttcggaatgctcgaactcacgagatagagctcaccgtgaattagtttttttgcatgatcttttggtattactgatctactagagatcaaattgattcataaattagaaaagcatttgaaaataaaaaatcggtacttaaccgattcattaccgatgaagaccgatgcagccgggttcgaaattgcaatactttaccaaaaaatccaaatttaaccaaatcgggtgaaaaatgagccttccaaagtggttaacctttgaccttcaataattcaaaatggcgaattttccgatcatagagatagatattttttttattgggggtcatcgaagactggaagtcgatatctctaatcgtttaagctccagaacagtgataagttaaaaaaaagacgattaactgctgtctttttgagttcgagcagtaaaataaatgaagtCAATGCCATAAGAATTTGAATGATTTCCTTTTTAGAAACGGTGAAACGTGGTGGAAGTTGCGCTCGCAAGTACAGAAGAATCTCAGTTCTCCCCAAACTGTTAAAAAATTCTTGGTGGAAATTGATGTTATCACGAGGAACTTCCTGGAACATCTGAGTCCGGACCAAGCGATGAAAGATTTGCTCCCTGAACTTTCACGCTTAAATTTGGAGAGTACGTTTATCGATTCTATTTTCTACTTTTGATTATTCTAATTTTTATCGACTTTTAGTTATTGGTTTCCTGGCCTTCGACACTCGTCTTAATAGTTTCAGTGTTGAAGAACGTTTGCCAAATTCGAGATCTTCTCGTCTGATAGAAGCTGCTGAAGATTCCAACAGTTGCATTTTGCCTCTTGATCAGAATCTTCCTCTGTTCAAACTCTTTGAGACTCCTCTCTATCGACGTTTTAGACTGTCTCAGGAATATCTTGAGAAAGTAGCACTAGAAATGGTTAAGTATAAAGTGTCCAgttttgataagaaaaattcTAATGACAATAAGAAATCTCTAATTGAAGAGTATCTCCAGAATGATAATCTTGAGATTCGAGATATTGTGGGTAAGTTCTGGGATTATCCAAGAATTTGATACAGTTCACAGCATCTATTTCTCAGGCATGGCTGCTGACTTCTTTTTGGCGGGAATCGATACAACTACCTATACCACGAGCTTTCTTCTGTATCATCTCTCCAGTAATCCCAGAGTGCAAGAAAAACTTTTCACTGAATGTCTCAAAGTGCTTCCGGAAGTGAATTCCAATATTTCTGAAAGTGTCCTACAGGAGATTCCCTTTGCTAGAGCTGTTCTCAAGGAATCCCTTCGTTTGAACCCTGTTTCTGTGGGAGTGGGGCGGCTTTTGGCTAAAGACACTCTCCTGTCTGGCTTTGTGGTGCCCCAAGGCGTGAGTGGGATTAATGGGAGTGAGAGGGAGTAAAGTGATACTTAACATTTGTACTTTCAGACCATCATCGTGACGCAAAACTTGATTTCTTGCCGGCTTCCCATTCACTTCCACCAACCTGAATATTTCCTGCCAGAGAGGTGGCTCAAGACAACCCGCAATTCCACACCCCATTCCCACCTGGTTTTGCCCTTTGGGCATGGGATGAGGTCATGCATCGCCAGACGACTGGCGGAACAAAATATGTTGCTTCTAATGATCAGGGTGAGTCATTTTTAAGATTGCGGTTAAAAGTtcgttaatttgaatttaaatatccAGAATCTTTGATAAAAAATCGGTCTTATCCCTGGATAATATTtcaaagtttgatttttttaaaataaataacggtgataatcattttttttacacgtGTAGCTGGTGAGGAAGTACAAATTGGAGTGGAAAGGTACCGCTAAACTGGATTTTCAAACAAAACTCGTCAATAAGCCCTCAAGCCCCATCCAAATCCATCTCATCGAGCGCTCTAGGAAGTGACAACAAATTGAGGAAATTGTGGTCGAAGGTCACCCAAATACCTGAGTCCCCTCAAGCATTTTGCAACATGCATTCCACAAAAATAACTCATGGGTTTCGATGGGAATTTCTGTACACAATTTTactgttaaaattaaaatattgtaaaaaagagTACAATTCATTGAAGAAAGGCTGCTTCACGGCTAATCTGAAGAATAGTTTATGAGGACTGGATATCCTTGGGAGTCCACGTAGTTGAAGGAGCCCTTCTCGATCAACAGCTTCCCATCGCGTACCACAGTTTGACCTCCAATCTCTACGAAATTGTAGCCTCCCGGGGGAGCTTTTTCAACACTGAAAAGTATAGAGATGATATATAAAATCTTCAATCGGGATAACTCAGAAGTACCTTCTAGAAATTGTATAATTTAAGACCTTTTTTtggataataaaattttcttctaaaaattctaaaccTAATATGATTAAATCTTCTAATTTGGTTTTCTAAgtaaatttttgatcaaagttatATCATAATAAAAACCATTAATATCAAAgcttgttttttaaattaatttttaatgattgaattctaacctaaaaaaattacattccgtgactatttaaaaaaatgtccgGCTTGTTtgtataaaatcaataaaaaatggaaaatttttgaattcgTGAACTTCATTTCTTAGCTATTCAAAAACGTTTTTGGataaatgtgaggttatattgtatctaacctcaaatatcaaacaagattttgaaaagtagattattctaattttacttactaaatactttcaaaaattccagaaataaaagtaaatgttttcgcatgattttactttttcaactgtctcaaattaaaaaaaaaatgaaaaatcctAACCTAAAAAGACTTTGAGGTTacgattttgaaataatttaaaatattagcaTTAGGCTATAAAAGtcaatgaaattattttatttgctcTTAAAATTCTCCATTTATAATAAAAACGAGAATCTTAGGTGTTTTTGTGAATTAATTTCACATGTTGCAATTATCTTTGGTTAGGCCCAACATAACCACAATTTTCTAATGACCTCTTTAAAAATTAAGAgaataactgtgttatcacacttgcacattaaaattttaatataattcagattaattgtcgctggtgagagtccaaatgtgtaatttgtgtgtttgaatcattttatattcaaaatttgatctatttgttgataacaagatagacttggcccgcaaaatttgatataaattgatttatagcattaatacgaaaaattaattcgattttctctttaatttcttaatgtgaaaaatatttatgctttaggtaaatttaaacttatttttgcagatcaagtccacttctttatcaataaacagaaaaatcccaaatattaagtgattcaaagacacaaatagcatatttggacgctcacaagcgacaattaatgtgaatcacattaaaattttaatgtgcaagtgtgataacgccgtaagacacACTGTTTCTCAACTGATAAGtaaaagaattttacaaagtcAGTTATTCAcaacatttgaaatatttgtttcaaatttttaaaagttgaaGGCAACGATTTTAAGAAAGATTTATTATAAAATGCTTAATCAACTGAAACCTAAGAAACATGAAATATTCTTGTCTTaagttttatacaaaaaaagttttaattctcgaaattaaaaaaaaaacgttttgaaGAACAGAATGcttctattttaaattgttaaaataataaaaaaaagaaaataaaaaataattatccaaaagagatttattataaaatgtttaatcaaCTGAGACCTAAGAAACATGAAATATTCTTGTCTTAAGttttatacaaaagaaaattgttttaattctcgaaattaaaaaaaaaaacgttttgaacAACAGAACActtctattttaaattgttaaaataataaaaaaagagaaaataaaaaataatcaccCAAAAATATCTTTTGAAATTATTACTTCAGGAAGGTACTGGTTTTAATTATGTAgaaatttttaggaaattgttatgAAGGACAATAAGGCTTCTGGAAACCTATTTCAGAATTCAAATAAACTCATACTTCCCTTGTTTTATAAATTctctaaatatttcctaaatatcCTGAATTAGGTTCCAGAAGCCCCTATTGATCCCTCTTCTAGGATGGCAGTGAAGGAAATAAGGCATAAGGTCAGGATACTCAC
Proteins encoded in this window:
- the LOC129803889 gene encoding cytochrome P450 302a1, mitochondrial — protein: MILLKFHASSIPKRSQIFVRSLSGKCFSDIPGPRGFTALSRVLRGLFGGTSDLDALHLAGFQKYQRFGKIVRETPLPGVNVVWLFDPDDIAKVLSDHGNGNYPQRRSHLALEKYRNDRPEIYRTPGLLPTNGETWWKLRSQVQKNLSSPQTVKKFLVEIDVITRNFLEHLSPDQAMKDLLPELSRLNLEIIGFLAFDTRLNSFSVEERLPNSRSSRLIEAAEDSNSCILPLDQNLPLFKLFETPLYRRFRLSQEYLEKVALEMVKYKVSSFDKKNSNDNKKSLIEEYLQNDNLEIRDIVGMAADFFLAGIDTTTYTTSFLLYHLSSNPRVQEKLFTECLKVLPEVNSNISESVLQEIPFARAVLKESLRLNPVSVGVGRLLAKDTLLSGFVVPQGTIIVTQNLISCRLPIHFHQPEYFLPERWLKTTRNSTPHSHLVLPFGHGMRSCIARRLAEQNMLLLMIRLVRKYKLEWKGTAKLDFQTKLVNKPSSPIQIHLIERSRK